The genomic DNA CAAAAAAGGTCGGGTATATTTGACTCGCTGTGGAGGTCGTGCTAGCATCAATCGAAAGTTGACAGACACCGAGGGAGAGCAGGCACCATGACCCAGACGATCGCAGCCCAAGCAACCACAACCGCCACCTTTAAATCGCTCAAGTGTAAGGAGTGCGGTGCAGAGTACGAGCCCAAAGCAACGCACGTCTGCGAGTTCTGTTTTGGCCCCTTGGAAGTGGCTTACGATTACGATGCTCTCCGCCGCACTGTCACCCGCGAAACCATTCAGGCAGGGCCAAACTCAATTTGGCGCTACCGCCCGTTTTTACCGGTCGCTACCAACAACCCGATCGATGTGGGAACAGGCATGACACCGTTGGTGAGAGCAAATCGCTTAGCTCGTCGTCTGGGATTGAAAAAGCTATATATTAAAAACGATGCCGTCAATATGCCGACTCTCAGCTTTAAGGATAGGGTCGTGTCTGTCGCCCTAACTAGAGCTAGAGAGTTGGGTTTTTCTACAGTATCTTGTGCCAGTACGGGAAATTTAGCGAACTCTACAGCTGCGATCGCCGCTCATGCCGGTCTTGACTGTTGTGTCTTCATCCCCGCCGATTTGGAAGCAGGTAAAGTTCTCGGTACGTTGATTTATGGCCCCACCGTGATGGCGGTGCAAGGAAATTACGACCAAGTAAACCGCCTCTGCTGCGAAGTTGCCAATACACACGGGTGGGGATTTGTCAATATCAACCTGCGCCCCTACTATTCGGAAGGTTCCAAAACCTTGGGTTACGAAGTAATAGAACAACTGGGTTGGGAATTGCCCGATCGCATAGTAGCGCCTCTGGCATCCGGTTCCCTGTTTACCAAAATCTACAAAGGCTTCCGGGAATTCATCGAAGTGGGATTGGTCGAGGAAAAGCACGTTCGGTTCAGTGGCGCTCAAGCAGAAGGTTGCTCCCCCATCGCCCAAGCATTCCGAGAAGAGCGGGATTTCATCAAACCAGTCAAACCGAGTACAATTGCCAAATCGATCGCGATCGGCAACCCGGCTGACGGCGTTTACGCATTGGAAATCGCCCGCAAAACAGGCGGCAACATCGAATCGGTAAACGATGCAGAAATTGTCGATGGGATCAAGCTACTGGCAGAAACCGAAGGCATCTTCACCGAAACCGCAGGCGGTACAACAGTTGCCGTGCTGAAAAAACTGGTAGAAGCGGGTAAAATTGACCCGGAAGAAACAACGGTTGTCTATATCACCGGCAACGGACTGAAAACCCAAGAAGCCGTACAAGGCTATATCGGCGAACCGCTGACGATCGAACCGAAGCTGGAAAGTTTCGAGCGTGCCTTAGAACGGGCCCAAACACTCGATCGCCTCGAATGGCAGCAAGTTCTTGTGTAGGGACTGGGAGGGGCTCTCGCATTTGAGGAGAAATTTTTTGGTGAAGGTGAAAAATTATCGCCCAAATGCGAAAGCCCCTACATAGGAAAAAGACAACTGACAACTGACAACTGACAACTGACAACTGACTATGACCGTAAAAGTTTTAGTTCCCACCGCTCTGCAAAAATTCACCAACGACAAAGCCACCTTGGAATGTAGCGGCAGTAGTATTGCCGAACTGCTAGATTCCCTAGAAGAAAGCTGTCCCGGCATAAAAGCGCGTCTTTGCGATGAAAAAGGCGAACC from Aerosakkonema funiforme FACHB-1375 includes the following:
- a CDS encoding MoaD/ThiS family protein, which translates into the protein MTVKVLVPTALQKFTNDKATLECSGSSIAELLDSLEESCPGIKARLCDEKGEPRRFLNFYVNSEDIRFLDGTQTPLQDGDEVSIVPAVAGG
- the thrC gene encoding threonine synthase; this translates as MTQTIAAQATTTATFKSLKCKECGAEYEPKATHVCEFCFGPLEVAYDYDALRRTVTRETIQAGPNSIWRYRPFLPVATNNPIDVGTGMTPLVRANRLARRLGLKKLYIKNDAVNMPTLSFKDRVVSVALTRARELGFSTVSCASTGNLANSTAAIAAHAGLDCCVFIPADLEAGKVLGTLIYGPTVMAVQGNYDQVNRLCCEVANTHGWGFVNINLRPYYSEGSKTLGYEVIEQLGWELPDRIVAPLASGSLFTKIYKGFREFIEVGLVEEKHVRFSGAQAEGCSPIAQAFREERDFIKPVKPSTIAKSIAIGNPADGVYALEIARKTGGNIESVNDAEIVDGIKLLAETEGIFTETAGGTTVAVLKKLVEAGKIDPEETTVVYITGNGLKTQEAVQGYIGEPLTIEPKLESFERALERAQTLDRLEWQQVLV